The Psychrobacter sp. LV10R520-6 genome includes a region encoding these proteins:
- the glyA gene encoding serine hydroxymethyltransferase, translating to MFKDISIKEYDPVLAEAMAAESVRQENHIELIASENYCSQAVMEAQGTDLTNKYAEGYPGKRYYGGCEHVDVVEQLAIDRAKELFGAEYVNVQPHSGSQANSAVFLALLDANDTILGMSLDAGGHLTHGAHINFSGINYNAVQYGLVEETGLIDYDQVDSLAREHKPKMIIAGFSAYSQVVNWQRFRDIADEVGAYLLVDMAHVAGLAATGVYPNPVPFADVVTTTTHKTLRGPRSGMILSRDEKLAKKLNSAVFPGNQGGPLMHVIAAKAVCFKEALEDNFKTYQQQVVKNAQAMATVIQERGYEIISGGTENHLMLISLVKQEMTGKEADKWLGDAHITVNKNAVPNDPKSPFVTSGIRIGTAAVTTRGFDEADVTELAGWMCDVIDSRGDEQVIADTVKKVEALCAKKPVYAKNQ from the coding sequence ATGTTTAAAGATATATCGATCAAGGAATATGATCCCGTACTTGCTGAAGCTATGGCAGCCGAAAGCGTTCGTCAAGAAAACCATATTGAGCTTATTGCTTCAGAAAACTACTGCTCACAAGCGGTAATGGAAGCACAAGGTACCGATTTAACCAATAAATATGCTGAAGGCTATCCAGGCAAGCGCTATTATGGTGGTTGTGAGCATGTAGACGTTGTTGAGCAATTGGCCATTGACCGCGCAAAAGAATTGTTTGGCGCAGAATATGTAAACGTCCAGCCACACTCAGGCAGCCAAGCGAACTCAGCCGTATTTTTAGCACTTCTTGATGCAAATGACACCATTCTTGGCATGAGCCTTGATGCGGGTGGTCACTTGACTCATGGCGCGCACATTAACTTTTCAGGCATCAACTACAACGCCGTACAATATGGTTTAGTTGAAGAAACGGGTCTTATCGATTATGACCAAGTGGATAGCTTAGCGCGTGAGCACAAACCTAAAATGATTATTGCAGGCTTCTCAGCGTACTCGCAAGTTGTCAATTGGCAGCGCTTTCGTGATATCGCGGATGAAGTAGGTGCTTACCTATTAGTCGATATGGCACACGTTGCCGGTCTTGCTGCTACTGGCGTTTATCCAAACCCAGTACCGTTTGCCGATGTAGTGACCACCACCACGCATAAAACGCTACGTGGCCCACGCTCAGGTATGATTCTTTCTCGTGATGAAAAACTTGCGAAAAAACTAAACTCAGCGGTATTTCCGGGCAACCAAGGTGGCCCGTTGATGCACGTAATCGCTGCTAAAGCGGTTTGTTTTAAAGAAGCTTTAGAAGACAACTTTAAGACTTATCAGCAGCAAGTGGTTAAAAACGCCCAAGCAATGGCCACTGTTATTCAAGAACGTGGCTATGAAATCATCTCTGGCGGTACTGAAAATCATCTAATGCTTATCAGCTTAGTCAAGCAAGAAATGACGGGTAAAGAAGCAGATAAATGGTTGGGTGATGCACATATTACTGTCAACAAAAACGCCGTGCCCAATGATCCAAAATCTCCGTTCGTCACGTCTGGTATCCGTATCGGTACTGCAGCGGTGACTACGCGCGGCTTTGATGAAGCAGACGTAACAGAATTGGCGGGTTGGATGTGCGATGTTATAGACAGCCGTGGTGATGAGCAAGTGATTGCTGATACTGTCAAAAAGGTCGAAGCACTTTGTGCTAAAAAACCAGTTTATGCTAAAAACCAATAA
- a CDS encoding glutamate-5-semialdehyde dehydrogenase, with protein sequence MSQSNTTDITAYMQEVGQQARAASRALAAANTGSKNSALMAIHDELVNAKQDILAANKIDMDKGQKNDLDAALLDRLELNDERFAGMLQGLKDVSTLPDPIGEVTDMTFQPSGIHLGKMRVPLGVVGMIYESRPNVTLEAASLALKSGNAIILRGGSEAFESNQAIAKCIHRGLKNVGLSEHSVQVLQTTDRAAVGELITMTEYVDVIVPRGGKGLIARVSRDAKVPVIKHLDGNCHTFIDRDAEPKIAIEVSVNAKTHRYGTCNTMETLLVDEAVADDLLPQIAEAIIEADDAMQLRLDDKSQAILNDNPKLKGHLSAATEEDWDTEYLAPILAVKVVAGIDEAIEHINTHGSQHTDVIITDNYSKSQRFIREVDSASVMINASSRFADGFEYGLGAEIGISTDKIHARGPVGLEGLTSQKWIVYGHGETRA encoded by the coding sequence ATGAGTCAATCGAATACCACAGATATTACCGCTTACATGCAAGAAGTCGGTCAGCAAGCGCGCGCGGCCTCACGTGCTCTTGCCGCTGCCAATACCGGTAGTAAGAATTCAGCACTCATGGCCATTCATGATGAATTGGTCAACGCAAAACAGGACATATTAGCTGCAAATAAGATTGATATGGATAAGGGTCAAAAAAATGATCTTGACGCAGCACTACTTGACCGCTTAGAGCTAAATGATGAGCGTTTTGCAGGTATGCTCCAAGGCCTAAAAGACGTCTCAACACTCCCCGACCCTATTGGCGAAGTCACTGATATGACTTTTCAGCCGTCAGGAATCCATTTGGGTAAAATGCGTGTGCCTCTCGGCGTGGTTGGTATGATTTATGAATCGCGTCCCAACGTTACCTTGGAAGCGGCATCACTAGCGCTCAAATCGGGCAATGCCATTATTTTACGTGGCGGTTCTGAAGCGTTTGAGTCTAACCAAGCGATTGCTAAATGTATCCATCGCGGTCTAAAAAATGTTGGATTATCTGAGCATAGCGTCCAAGTACTACAAACTACTGATCGCGCTGCGGTTGGTGAATTAATTACCATGACCGAATATGTCGATGTGATTGTCCCACGTGGCGGTAAAGGCTTAATTGCACGCGTTAGCCGTGATGCAAAAGTGCCTGTAATTAAGCATCTAGATGGCAACTGTCATACCTTTATCGATCGCGATGCCGAGCCAAAGATTGCTATCGAAGTCAGCGTCAATGCCAAAACTCATCGTTATGGCACTTGTAATACTATGGAAACGTTATTGGTTGATGAGGCGGTCGCTGATGACTTGTTGCCACAAATTGCTGAGGCTATTATAGAAGCTGATGATGCCATGCAACTGCGTCTCGATGACAAGTCGCAAGCGATTTTGAATGACAATCCTAAGCTTAAAGGTCATCTGTCAGCCGCAACTGAAGAGGACTGGGATACTGAATATTTAGCGCCCATACTGGCCGTCAAGGTCGTAGCAGGAATTGATGAAGCCATCGAGCATATTAATACTCATGGCAGCCAACATACTGACGTGATTATCACCGATAACTATAGTAAATCGCAGCGCTTTATCCGTGAAGTAGACTCAGCAAGCGTCATGATTAACGCTTCAAGTCGCTTTGCTGATGGTTTTGAATATGGTTTAGGTGCTGAGATTGGTATCTCAACCGATAAGATTCATGCCCGTGGTCCAGTTGGTCTTGAAGGCTTGACCTCACAGAAATGGATCGTTTATGGTCATGGCGAAACTCGTGCTTAG
- a CDS encoding ABC transporter ATP-binding protein: MLDIAKNPTRPIALDLQNVHKSFGSLAVLKGVSLTAYDGDVISILGSSGSGKSTLLRCVNLLEKPTQGSISIGNEELILKPNKSGEMQAADIKQLESLRARVGFVFQNFNLWPHKTILQNIIEGPTQVLKIKKDQAISDAEKLLDKVGLLDKRDAYPANLSGGQRQRVAIARALAMQPQVLLFDEPTSALDPELVNEVLAVMRDLAEEGRTMLIVTHEMRFAREVSSQVVFLHQGVIEEMGTPEQIFDNPTSERVKDFMAAHRQN, encoded by the coding sequence ATGCTTGATATTGCAAAAAATCCGACTCGACCTATCGCTTTAGATCTCCAAAACGTTCATAAAAGCTTCGGCTCACTGGCAGTGCTAAAAGGGGTTTCCCTCACCGCATACGATGGTGACGTAATCTCTATCCTAGGCTCTTCGGGCTCTGGTAAATCTACCTTACTACGCTGTGTTAATCTGTTAGAGAAGCCAACACAGGGTAGTATCAGTATTGGTAATGAAGAGCTTATACTAAAGCCTAATAAGTCTGGCGAGATGCAAGCTGCAGATATCAAGCAGTTAGAAAGCTTGCGCGCGCGCGTGGGCTTCGTGTTTCAAAACTTTAACTTATGGCCGCATAAAACGATTTTGCAAAATATCATTGAAGGGCCAACGCAAGTCTTAAAAATCAAAAAAGATCAGGCTATTAGTGATGCTGAAAAGTTACTTGATAAGGTCGGTCTGCTCGATAAGAGAGACGCCTATCCGGCGAACTTATCGGGTGGTCAGCGTCAGCGTGTGGCGATTGCAAGGGCGCTTGCTATGCAGCCCCAAGTATTATTGTTCGATGAACCTACCTCCGCCCTTGATCCCGAGCTGGTCAATGAAGTGCTCGCGGTCATGCGTGATTTGGCAGAAGAAGGGCGTACCATGCTGATTGTTACTCATGAGATGCGCTTTGCTCGGGAAGTGTCAAGCCAAGTGGTGTTTTTACATCAAGGTGTTATTGAAGAAATGGGCACGCCTGAACAAATTTTTGATAATCCTACCTCTGAGCGTGTTAAAGACTTTATGGCAGCGCATCGTCAAAACTAA
- the tnpA gene encoding IS200/IS605 family transposase, with the protein MLLDNNSHSVFLLKYHLILVTKYRREVFDDAVSDRAKAIFERIAPDYKLEVIEWNHDKDHVHILFKAHPKSEISKFINTYKSASSRLLKKEFPQIKEKLWEDKFWSQSFCLITTGGAPLDVIKQYIIDQGK; encoded by the coding sequence ATGCTCTTAGATAATAATTCACACTCAGTATTTTTGCTAAAATATCACCTAATACTGGTTACTAAGTATCGCAGAGAGGTTTTTGATGACGCTGTATCAGATAGAGCTAAAGCAATATTTGAGCGTATCGCCCCTGACTATAAACTTGAGGTCATTGAGTGGAATCACGATAAAGATCATGTTCATATTTTATTCAAAGCCCATCCCAAGAGCGAGATCAGTAAGTTTATTAATACCTACAAATCAGCAAGCAGTCGCTTACTCAAAAAAGAATTTCCTCAAATCAAAGAAAAACTTTGGGAAGATAAATTTTGGTCACAATCATTTTGTTTGATTACGACAGGGGGCGCACCTCTTGACGTAATTAAGCAATATATTATAGATCAGGGAAAATAA
- the tnpB gene encoding IS200/IS605 family element RNA-guided endonuclease TnpB produces the protein MTKQILKAYKCRLYPTDEQQIFFAKSFGCTRFIWNRMLNDKIEYYKATKTELKNTPAQYKTEFEWLKEVDSLALANVQQNLRSTYNKFFKQGSGFPKFKKKGLKDSYTTNNQKGTVAVTNNTVKLPKIGHIKAKIHRSINGLIKSATISKSPSGKYYVSLLVETVVDDMPKTQSNIGIDLGVTDFIVLSDGSKVANPKFLSRLQDKLGREQKILAKRRLVAKTQQRKLSESRNYQKQRLKVAKVYEKITNTRKDFLHKLSFNIIKNHDVIAIEDLNVKGMVKNRKLAKAILDSSWSTFTTMLAYKAEWYGKELVKIDRWYPSSKTCSGCGHLLSKDELPLSLRSWVCPCCLRNNDRDINASINILNQGLTLVTLKTVGATGLA, from the coding sequence ATGACCAAGCAAATCCTTAAAGCCTATAAGTGCAGACTGTACCCAACCGATGAACAGCAAATATTCTTTGCTAAGTCATTTGGTTGTACGCGCTTTATTTGGAATAGGATGCTTAATGATAAGATTGAGTATTACAAAGCAACCAAAACCGAACTAAAAAACACCCCAGCTCAGTACAAGACTGAGTTTGAATGGCTAAAAGAGGTGGATAGTTTGGCTCTGGCTAATGTCCAGCAAAACCTACGCAGTACTTATAATAAATTCTTCAAACAAGGCTCAGGCTTTCCTAAATTCAAGAAAAAAGGCTTAAAAGACAGTTACACCACCAACAATCAAAAAGGTACAGTAGCGGTCACAAACAACACCGTTAAGTTGCCTAAAATTGGTCACATCAAGGCGAAGATACACCGTTCTATCAATGGATTGATTAAAAGTGCCACCATCAGCAAAAGCCCATCGGGTAAATACTACGTCAGCTTATTGGTTGAAACAGTGGTTGATGACATGCCTAAAACTCAATCAAATATCGGCATTGATTTAGGAGTAACAGACTTTATCGTCCTATCGGACGGGAGTAAAGTTGCTAACCCTAAGTTTTTATCGAGATTGCAAGATAAATTAGGGCGCGAACAAAAGATACTAGCCAAACGCAGGTTGGTTGCTAAAACTCAGCAGCGCAAGCTGTCTGAAAGCCGTAATTACCAAAAGCAGCGCCTAAAAGTTGCCAAGGTTTACGAGAAAATCACCAACACCCGCAAAGACTTCCTACACAAGCTCTCATTCAATATCATCAAAAACCACGATGTTATTGCCATTGAGGATTTGAACGTAAAAGGCATGGTTAAGAACCGTAAACTTGCAAAAGCCATATTAGACAGCTCATGGTCTACTTTTACCACCATGCTTGCCTATAAAGCAGAATGGTATGGTAAAGAGCTTGTCAAAATAGACCGATGGTATCCATCCTCTAAAACCTGCTCAGGCTGTGGTCATTTGCTTAGCAAGGATGAATTACCCTTGTCATTGAGATCATGGGTTTGCCCTTGCTGCTTGCGAAATAACGATAGAGATATCAATGCCAGTATCAACATCCTAAATCAAGGATTGACACTGGTAACGCTCAAAACTGTCGGTGCGACAGGGTTAGCTTAG
- a CDS encoding transporter substrate-binding domain-containing protein, with the protein MSNSRLLWSSMTMSAAMVLSACSQPANEATDANADAPVADVAGKTIRIATEGAYPPFNYTNADGSLSGYDIDVANALCEQMQAKCEIVAQDWDGIIPGLLAQKYDAVVAGMSITPERQEKVDFTEPYFANTMVWLTDTEGSFDPMAIKNLTLGGQRSTTPGAYLQDNYEGKDGNTVQLYDNYDNAYLDLKSGRSDAVLAEKVSAKSWLTDNPDGFGIVGEEIDNDDNIAVAVRKGDPLRDDFNKALSEIRSNGELTRLEQANFGN; encoded by the coding sequence ATGTCGAATTCTCGCCTATTGTGGTCATCGATGACCATGTCAGCAGCGATGGTACTGAGTGCTTGTAGCCAACCTGCTAACGAAGCCACCGATGCCAACGCTGATGCTCCTGTTGCAGATGTGGCCGGCAAGACCATTCGTATCGCCACCGAAGGCGCTTACCCTCCTTTTAATTATACCAATGCCGATGGCAGTCTATCTGGCTATGACATTGATGTGGCTAATGCCCTGTGTGAGCAAATGCAAGCCAAGTGTGAGATCGTCGCTCAAGATTGGGACGGTATTATTCCAGGGTTACTTGCTCAGAAATATGATGCGGTTGTCGCTGGGATGTCTATCACGCCTGAGCGCCAAGAAAAGGTCGATTTTACCGAACCTTACTTTGCCAATACTATGGTATGGCTGACCGATACTGAAGGCAGCTTTGATCCTATGGCCATCAAGAATTTAACGCTTGGCGGTCAACGTTCAACGACTCCCGGCGCCTACTTACAAGACAACTATGAAGGCAAAGACGGCAATACCGTTCAGTTATATGACAACTATGACAACGCCTATTTAGACCTAAAATCTGGTCGTAGCGATGCGGTATTGGCCGAAAAAGTCTCTGCTAAATCATGGTTAACAGACAATCCTGATGGCTTCGGTATCGTTGGTGAAGAGATTGACAATGATGACAATATTGCCGTTGCTGTCCGTAAAGGTGACCCACTCAGAGACGACTTTAATAAAGCCCTCAGCGAAATCCGTAGTAACGGTGAGCTGACGCGTCTTGAACAGGCAAACTTTGGTAACTAA
- a CDS encoding transporter substrate-binding domain-containing protein, producing MTISMTSSMTKKVLWLAPLSAAMLMLAGCNNSSTPEDSAATDTATDTPINVKIATESSYKPFSYTDADGKLIGYEIELVDALCAQMKADCELISQDWDGLIPGLNAQKFDAIIAGMSITPERKEVVEFTDPYFHTGIILIGKKGDDISVEGLKGQPVASQRSTVASQYLQDEHAEADIKLYDTQDNAYLDLTSGRVRAMMSDKVTGIDWLKTEAGKDYEVKGQEISTDEDAMGIAFRKGDPLVAKFNKALAELKDNGTYDQITGSYFGTSSTAAAQKAVATGGVEKVLVIEGDNVDVDANATIAAEEQAEAAAN from the coding sequence ATGACAATTTCAATGACATCGTCAATGACAAAAAAAGTCTTGTGGTTGGCACCGCTCAGCGCAGCAATGCTTATGCTGGCGGGCTGTAATAACAGCTCAACACCAGAAGATAGCGCCGCGACCGATACGGCTACCGACACCCCGATAAATGTAAAAATCGCTACCGAATCCAGCTATAAGCCTTTTAGTTATACAGACGCTGACGGCAAGCTTATCGGCTATGAGATTGAACTGGTTGATGCACTATGTGCGCAAATGAAAGCAGATTGTGAACTTATCTCGCAAGATTGGGATGGTCTTATCCCAGGTCTAAATGCGCAAAAGTTTGATGCCATTATCGCTGGCATGTCGATTACTCCTGAACGCAAAGAAGTAGTAGAGTTCACCGATCCCTATTTCCATACTGGCATTATCTTGATTGGTAAAAAAGGTGATGACATCAGTGTTGAAGGTCTAAAAGGTCAACCAGTGGCGTCACAGCGTTCAACCGTAGCATCGCAATACTTGCAGGATGAGCATGCAGAAGCCGATATCAAGCTTTATGACACCCAAGATAATGCCTATCTGGATCTAACTTCAGGTCGCGTTCGCGCGATGATGTCAGATAAAGTAACCGGTATTGATTGGCTAAAAACAGAAGCTGGCAAAGACTATGAAGTTAAAGGTCAAGAGATCAGTACTGACGAAGACGCGATGGGTATTGCTTTCCGTAAAGGCGATCCTTTAGTTGCCAAATTTAATAAAGCGTTGGCTGAGCTAAAAGACAACGGCACGTATGATCAAATCACTGGCAGCTACTTTGGTACCAGTTCAACTGCTGCCGCGCAAAAAGCCGTTGCAACAGGTGGTGTGGAAAAGGTACTGGTCATCGAAGGTGATAACGTCGACGTTGATGCTAATGCTACCATTGCTGCAGAAGAGCAAGCAGAAGCAGCTGCTAACTAA
- a CDS encoding ABC transporter substrate-binding protein, with product MAAVFTLAGCSNGQESANDAASTDAATTAVATDNVLRIGTEGAYAPFNYTNADGTLGGFDVDMANAICADMQVTCEITAQDWDGIIPGLKAGKYDAIVAAMSVTPERAQQVSFTDPYFSNSLIFLAKKDSPFDPSNSGDINAHSIAAQRSTVSSQWLEGAYPKANMKLYDTLSNAFLDLGSGRVDAMISDKLPAIEWLSSPSGSDYVLKGDEIDINDNFAIAVRPGDALQAKINQSLANLKANGTYDKINQKYFAVPVASTTVVTTDPVKEAATQ from the coding sequence ATGGCTGCTGTATTCACATTAGCAGGTTGTAGCAATGGTCAAGAAAGTGCCAATGATGCTGCCAGTACAGACGCCGCGACTACAGCTGTAGCAACGGATAATGTGCTACGTATCGGTACAGAAGGGGCATATGCGCCCTTTAATTATACCAATGCTGATGGCACGCTTGGCGGCTTTGATGTCGATATGGCCAACGCCATCTGTGCGGACATGCAAGTTACTTGTGAGATTACCGCCCAAGATTGGGACGGTATCATTCCCGGTCTCAAAGCCGGTAAATACGATGCCATCGTGGCGGCCATGTCAGTGACACCTGAGCGGGCACAACAAGTCAGCTTCACTGACCCATACTTTAGTAACAGCTTAATATTTTTGGCCAAAAAAGACAGCCCTTTTGATCCTAGTAATAGCGGCGATATCAACGCACATTCTATCGCCGCCCAGCGCTCTACGGTTTCTTCACAGTGGTTGGAAGGCGCGTATCCAAAAGCGAACATGAAGTTATATGACACCTTGAGTAATGCCTTTTTGGACTTAGGATCAGGTCGCGTTGATGCCATGATATCTGATAAACTTCCTGCTATAGAATGGCTCAGTTCACCATCAGGTAGTGATTACGTGCTCAAAGGTGATGAGATTGACATCAACGATAATTTTGCAATAGCAGTACGTCCTGGTGATGCGCTGCAAGCCAAAATTAATCAGTCGTTGGCCAATCTAAAAGCCAATGGCACTTATGATAAAATTAATCAAAAGTACTTTGCAGTTCCAGTAGCCAGTACCACGGTAGTGACCACTGACCCTGTAAAAGAGGCTGCCACGCAGTAG
- a CDS encoding ABC transporter permease produces MFDLQGFGALLLSGATVTIKLAVTSLIIGMILGLLGATAKLSNIWLLRKIATLYTATMRGIPELLLVLFIYYGGSILLMSILKKFGYNDYVEISAFWGGVMALSIAFGAYATEIFRMSIQEIPIGQSEAAQAIGMRPLQTFYRITLPQVWQIALPGLGNLFLVLLKDTALVSVIGLKDIMYQSSRAAQSTQQPFTFYMAAAVIYLGLTMLITGFMIWLEWRANPAARYAKKLTRQSTTG; encoded by the coding sequence GTGTTTGATTTACAAGGATTTGGCGCGCTATTACTGAGCGGCGCAACCGTCACCATCAAGCTTGCCGTGACTAGCCTAATTATAGGTATGATCTTGGGGCTACTCGGTGCTACTGCTAAGCTGTCGAATATTTGGCTGCTGCGTAAGATTGCGACTTTATATACGGCGACGATGCGCGGTATTCCTGAACTGTTACTGGTACTGTTCATTTATTATGGCGGCTCTATCCTGCTGATGAGTATCCTCAAAAAGTTCGGCTACAACGACTACGTCGAAATTAGCGCATTTTGGGGCGGGGTAATGGCATTGTCTATTGCTTTCGGAGCCTATGCGACCGAAATCTTTCGGATGTCGATTCAAGAGATTCCGATAGGACAAAGCGAAGCGGCGCAAGCGATTGGCATGCGTCCCTTACAGACTTTTTATCGCATCACGTTACCGCAAGTGTGGCAAATTGCGCTGCCGGGTCTGGGTAATTTGTTCTTAGTGCTGCTTAAAGATACTGCCTTAGTCTCAGTCATTGGTCTTAAAGACATCATGTATCAATCATCGCGCGCCGCGCAGTCAACCCAGCAGCCGTTTACCTTTTATATGGCAGCGGCTGTTATTTATTTAGGGCTAACGATGTTGATCACTGGTTTTATGATATGGCTTGAATGGCGTGCCAACCCAGCAGCGCGCTATGCCAAAAAACTAACCCGTCAATCGACCACAGGGTAA
- a CDS encoding ABC transporter permease: MDWNWQVIFDHIPDLLGGAVLTVQLVVISGIIGLFLGLILAQLRLSKSWVVQTLPFLYIFFFRGTPLLVQIFLIYYGLGQFEAVRNSFLWEPILSQAYWCAIIAFTMNTSAYLAEIIRGAIQTIPVGELEAADAIGMSKWQKLTRITLPRAFGIVIPAYSNEVIFMLKGSALASTIALMDITGVARTISARTYTLMELFFAAGIVYLLLSWVILFSFRLFEKRMNRYMTYVPPDVVTHTIT, encoded by the coding sequence ATGGATTGGAATTGGCAGGTTATCTTTGATCATATCCCAGACTTATTAGGCGGTGCAGTATTGACCGTACAGTTGGTGGTCATCTCCGGTATCATCGGACTGTTTCTGGGCTTAATTTTAGCGCAACTGCGCTTGTCTAAAAGCTGGGTGGTACAAACACTACCTTTTCTCTATATTTTCTTTTTCCGTGGTACGCCGCTGTTAGTACAGATATTTTTGATTTATTATGGACTGGGGCAGTTTGAAGCCGTACGTAACTCATTCTTATGGGAACCGATACTCAGTCAGGCCTATTGGTGTGCCATCATTGCCTTCACTATGAACACCAGTGCTTATTTAGCTGAGATTATTCGCGGCGCTATTCAGACCATTCCGGTCGGTGAACTTGAGGCTGCCGACGCTATTGGCATGTCAAAGTGGCAGAAGCTCACACGCATTACCTTGCCGCGAGCTTTTGGCATTGTGATTCCTGCTTATAGTAATGAAGTTATCTTTATGCTCAAAGGCAGTGCACTGGCCTCAACCATCGCGTTGATGGATATCACTGGTGTGGCACGTACGATCAGTGCGCGGACTTATACCCTAATGGAGTTGTTCTTCGCGGCTGGTATCGTCTATTTGCTATTATCGTGGGTTATTCTATTCAGCTTTAGACTGTTTGAAAAAAGAATGAACCGTTATATGACTTATGTACCGCCAGATGTGGTCACGCACACCATTACCTAG
- a CDS encoding fumarylacetoacetate hydrolase family protein gives MSQSPHMSLVSPLAASVNKNESDKNSNRTARESIGKIVCVGRNYAAHARELGNDVPTSPILFMKPASSIVSVGNDIVRPDPTRYGDTHYEAELCIQLSADLSNATIEQAQQAIGRVTLGLDLTLRDLQSQLKDKGQPWERAKCFDGACVLANWIDPQAFGDFSQVQYQLTINDELKQDGDSGLMLFPVYELLAEISHAFSLQAGDVIMTGTPSGVGVLQAGDRLRLKLGEHEWQAQVQ, from the coding sequence ATGAGTCAATCGCCACATATGTCGTTAGTTAGTCCCCTTGCTGCTAGCGTCAATAAAAATGAAAGCGATAAAAATTCTAATCGCACTGCACGTGAGTCTATTGGTAAAATAGTATGCGTTGGACGCAATTACGCCGCTCATGCTCGTGAGTTGGGTAATGACGTACCAACCTCACCAATATTATTTATGAAGCCAGCGTCATCTATTGTGAGCGTAGGTAATGACATTGTCCGTCCAGACCCAACCCGCTATGGCGATACTCACTATGAAGCGGAGCTTTGCATTCAGCTATCAGCTGATTTGAGCAATGCCACTATCGAACAGGCACAGCAAGCGATTGGCAGGGTTACTTTAGGGTTAGATTTGACCTTACGCGACTTGCAGAGTCAGCTCAAGGACAAAGGCCAACCGTGGGAACGCGCCAAGTGCTTTGATGGCGCTTGTGTATTGGCTAATTGGATTGATCCGCAGGCGTTTGGTGACTTTAGCCAAGTGCAATATCAGCTAACTATTAATGATGAGCTTAAGCAAGATGGCGATAGTGGTTTGATGCTATTTCCAGTGTATGAGTTACTCGCTGAGATTAGCCATGCCTTCAGTCTACAAGCGGGTGATGTCATCATGACCGGCACGCCAAGTGGTGTTGGTGTACTGCAGGCTGGTGATCGGTTAAGGCTTAAACTCGGTGAGCACGAATGGCAGGCACAGGTACAGTAA